GCATGGTATCGCAGGAGGCTATACTTTTTAATGACACAGTATTCAATAATATCGCCTTTGGACAGCCCGATGCAAACAGGGAAGAAGTGATCAAAGCCGCTAAGATCGCCAACGCACATGAATTTATTGCGCAACTGGAAAATGGCTATGACACACCTATCGGTGATCGTGGTATGAAACTGAGCGGAGGGCAGCGGCAGCGGCTGACCATAGCCCGTGCTATCTTCAAAAATCCACCTATCCTGATACTGGATGAAGCCACTTCCGCACTGGATACCGAGTCAGAAAAACTGGTGCAGGATGCACTGGACAGACTGATGGAAAACCGTACAACCATCGTTATTGCACACCGTTTATCCACTATCCAGCATGCCAATGAGATCATTGTAATGGACCAGGGCGAGATTAAGGAACGCGGTACACACGATGAGCTGATCACAAAAGACGGCATTTACCGGAAACTCGTGGAAATGCAGGAATTCAAATAACAGATCATTCGCAATTAAGCATACAAACAGGGGGTGTCTCGGTACCGAGACGCCCCCTGTTTGTATATCCCATATCGTTGAACTGACGGCAAACCCTCTCTGATCCGCTGTTTCCATTCATCATTATTAACCATTAATTAGCTCCGCCGGGGCTGCTATGGTACTATTTTTGCGGCCTTTTGGCCCTACATCCGTATGGTCTGTGATATTTTACCAGAGACTTATTATTCACACAAAACAAGCATTCACCTATGATTTCCATTATCATTCCGGTTCTGAATGAAGGGGCTACATTACGTCAGGTAATCAAAACCATCAAAAAGACGACAAGAAAAATTGAGATCATTGTGGTTGATGATAATTCCAATGACAATTCAGTAGAGCAGGCTTTGAAGGAAAATGTGCGTGTCATCACCAGTAGTCAGCGGGGTAAAGGTATATCCATGAGAGAGGGAATGATGGCGGCTAAGAATGATATTGTCATGTATGTAGATGGCGACATCCTCACCTATCCGGAGAATATAGTGGAATTACTGACAGATCCTATTGTGGATGGAAAAGCTGATTTCGTTAAATCCTATTTCGAGCGACAGGCGGGCAGAGTAACACAGCTGGTTGCCAAACCGCTCCTCAGTATTCTATTCCCGGAACTGGCTACTTTCAATCAACCACTTAGCGGCATGGTCGCAGCCAGAAAATCATTACTATCAAACGTACAGTTTGAAAATGACTACGGCGTGGATATCGGCCTGTTGATAGATCTGCATGTACAGGGCGCACGTATTACAGAAGTAAATATCGGCCGCGTCGAAAATGCCATGCAGACATGGGAGCAGCTGAGCAAGATGTCCAGAGAAGTATCACGTACAATTCTGCGTAAAGCAGAAAACATCCCGCAGGAGAACCTGGAAACACTGGGTAATATCAATATCATCCGCGAGCAAATGGAATATTCCATTCTGGAATCTATTGACAAACTCCATAAAATGGTCATCTTCAACCTGGATGAGACAATTTTCCGGGAAGACTACCTGATGGCAGCCGCTACAGAATTTGGCTTTGAGAGCACCTTGAAACAGATACGTGGACATTTCACAGATCCTATCACTGTCATTGAACACACTGCCACCCTTTTCCATGAAAGGAATCTCGCAGAACTACTGGAGGTAGCAGATGAGGTATCGCTGGTCCCTGATATTAAGGCTGTTGTACGTGAGCTAAAGAAGCGTGGATACACGGTTGGGCTTATTACAGATGGTTTCGAATGTGTAGCCCGCCATGTAAGGAATAAGCTGGGCATGGACTTCGTTTTTGCGAACAGGCTACATCTCTTTAATAGCGTGGCTACAGGAGAAGTGACTATTCCGGACTACTTCCTTTGCACAGATAAAAATGCACCTTCACAACCGCCGGTGTATTGTAAGAGCAATATATTAACCTATATTGCAGACAAATACCACGTTACACCACAAAATATTATATATGTTGGCAGTGGTGCTGATGGTAATGAGCTGTTGAAAGAAGCTGGAATCGGTGTCGCATTTGATGCAGTAAGTACAGAAGCAGAGAATATTGCAGATAAAATTATTCCCGGCCCATGGATGGAACCGTTGTTGCAGATAGCCCAGGCCAGTCCTGAGAAGTTTAAGCTTCGCTTACCAGCGATCAGCAAGAAACAGGCAAGACGGATCGGCGTAGGCAGCCTTATCGGATTAGCGTCCGCAGGTTTGGTTTACCTGGCGGCCAGGCAACTTACGAAACGAAAAAAACAAGAGGTCTCATAAAGATAGTCTCCTTGAAGCCCCTGTTTATTTACACTGGCGTTCCTTCTGACAAAGAGGGGACGCTTTTTTTATGGTCACATCACTCCTGATGTTGCTCTAACACAATAAAGATCACGCAGTGTAGTACTACGACACCTATATGCCGTAAATAACTGCCATGTCGCTATGGGCATTGACGCTGAGGAACATTGCTATCAATAAAAAAATCCTGATCTTCCCTCCGCAGTCACACACAGGCAATGCCATACTGTGCTTAACGGATTTTAGATCAGGATTCTTTCCTATGAGGATGTGTAATTCCTTATTTGCTTTTCGCCAGTTTCGCTTCGATACTCAGGGTTGCATGCGGTACAGCGCGCAGCCTTGCTTTATCGATGAGCTTACCGGTTACACGACAGATACCATAAGTTTTGTTTTCGATACGTACGAGCGCTTTCTCGAGGTGATCGATAAACTGGATCTGACGGCTGG
The DNA window shown above is from Chitinophaga agri and carries:
- a CDS encoding glycosyltransferase — its product is MISIIIPVLNEGATLRQVIKTIKKTTRKIEIIVVDDNSNDNSVEQALKENVRVITSSQRGKGISMREGMMAAKNDIVMYVDGDILTYPENIVELLTDPIVDGKADFVKSYFERQAGRVTQLVAKPLLSILFPELATFNQPLSGMVAARKSLLSNVQFENDYGVDIGLLIDLHVQGARITEVNIGRVENAMQTWEQLSKMSREVSRTILRKAENIPQENLETLGNINIIREQMEYSILESIDKLHKMVIFNLDETIFREDYLMAAATEFGFESTLKQIRGHFTDPITVIEHTATLFHERNLAELLEVADEVSLVPDIKAVVRELKKRGYTVGLITDGFECVARHVRNKLGMDFVFANRLHLFNSVATGEVTIPDYFLCTDKNAPSQPPVYCKSNILTYIADKYHVTPQNIIYVGSGADGNELLKEAGIGVAFDAVSTEAENIADKIIPGPWMEPLLQIAQASPEKFKLRLPAISKKQARRIGVGSLIGLASAGLVYLAARQLTKRKKQEVS